In Rhopalosiphum padi isolate XX-2018 chromosome 3, ASM2088224v1, whole genome shotgun sequence, the genomic stretch tttttcatttttcaatctTGCAATTAGTGGTGGACCTAGGCCTTTCTTAGAGGGAATATATTTTCACACAttcttaaaatagaaaattactttaaaatgtagCTTCATATagctacaataattatattaataaacacaagaattaggttattttatatttataaaatataaccagGGATAGGCAAATtactcaaaaaaattaattaattacatagcTGTCAgacatttaattacaaattacataattGAATTACTTACAGTTaccaattacattaaaaaataatattttattttaaacttttgtgctgattaaattaatatataaccaattacaaattttaagacatttttatttatttaaagatagtATAATGCAGACATGTTATACCACCCAAAGGAGGGGAATTCATGTGGTATTACCCTTCTACAGGTATGCCATTACTTGCAGTGGTATTTACTGAAAAAAGAATTCTTTTTTCTcaacaatttgttttcaaacatttcaaacagttgtgaaaaatttattttttacaactgaTGGTTGAAGATTAAACATCAAatgcttaaaatttaatacatttaaaactaacaaAGTAAAcacttgatatttaaaattttgttgattttttccAAACCCAATtaactaagaaaaatatatatatagtagggtTTTAGGATTGGGGAAAAAGGTCGCCTATGTAACAGTGGCGACTGGCGATGTACACTCAAAGCCGTTTGGATTATCGAGATCCTACCgcatatgtttttaaaactgaTTGCAAAATGTTGGCAGTAAAGGTTTGCCATCTCTGTATTAACGTATACATAtagtcaatataaaaaatatagacaacTTTAATAACAGAAATACCAATGTATAAAATCatgtacaaaaattattcaagtaaaaaattaaaaaattgtaataagtcTTGTTGATTTATtagtaactataaattatttaaattattaaacaattggtactttttatatattaggcTACCCAACATTTagggtataaattaattataatttacatttctagttgtaaaaaaacaacattttaatgttgtgacttaaataaaaataaaattaaccttaaatctatattttagcAAAAAATGCTTTTGTCAGTGTCAACaacgaaaacaatttaaattcaaattcaaattttaaatactctatatttataaaaatacatgtaataatacatatcttgatagttaatactatttactaacatgtacatacaaatatagaaGAATATACTTCAGTTatgaaaaattatcaattaaaaatggtttaggtcatttttaattaataaaaactcaatatatttattgttggtctgaaaatatcatattaagtaCATCGGTGATTGGGTCACCATTGTAAAATATGATGAAGTCATTCTGTGCAATAGAACACTTTTCTAATGTACCTTCAATCCACATTTCGATTGGTTCATACCAACTAGCATTCAATAAACAGTATTCCAAATTGGCTTGTCTATACAATTGGAGCATTTGCAATATGTCTAAACACCAAGATCTACGGTTTGAAAGTTTgcacatattttttacatagtcCATTAAATCATCAATATTGTTAGGTGGCCATGATTCATATGGCAATAGGTGtgcaatatttaatacatcttcaaaatatttcagattGAAGTTTGAATATTCTTTTGAAAATTCATCTGGATTTTGAGTGTAGTATGGAATCAAATCGGGTGCCAAgtctgttaatattttattatttctacctAATCGTAAAATATAAGCATCCAAGCAttgattgtatttttcaatgatAGTATTTGGATTATCTTCGGATAATAAACTACGTACTTTTACGAAGAAATGTCGAGAAAAAttgagtaaattataatataatttttctgtaCGCGCACCAGGGGTCAAGTCTACATAATGTTTGgaaaagaattcaatggattccAAAATGGTCTTTGGACCTTCCCATATGTAAACAgagtaattatttatgtactcgTTTTCCTTGTACCCATCTAAAACATATTCGTAatgattaatactatttttatctgATTTAGAAGAAAATATCATGACTAAAGGAATAGCTATTGGAGTTGACTGCAAAATTAAATCTACGCGTTTAAACAATGTCTCAATGTCTTCTTTATccgtatttgtaaaaataagagCTGCGTTCAAACCATTGTTTGTCCAGTTGAATTGCCCAATACAACTATGCActgtttttatgaaatatgcattataatcagtataaaTTTTCTGTACTTGATTGTTACTAAATCCTAATTTACCATAAATAATTGTTAGCAcctttttttctatacaatagGGTTCTGGTGTATCTCCATAATTAATTGCCAATTTCCAAAATATCTTTTTTCTATCATATTCATCTTTCTTCAtctcttttacatttttaacgaaTATATTAGCAATTTGAACACTAATATCATATTCtgtagaattattaatattcaatggatcaaatggatttttaaattgtctcTCAGACTTAACATTTTGAAACGTATTTGATAATGTCTCTTTTGGTGTGCCGTGTACTTGCATAAATACTGACCATGGCATACTGCATACAGGATCAATTTCAATCTTTCTTCTTCTACGTAGAACTTTTCGTAaccaaataaagaaatatttttttgctaaaaCATACTGTTTATTTAACCATTCTTTTGGTTCTTCttgaattatttcaataacttcATCGACAAAACTTAGAGACTTTGTTGATGACGGAGATGAAGATAAAGATGAAATACACTCTGAATGAAACAAATCACCATCTGCAAACATCTCTTCAATATATATAGACTTCTTACGGTTAACATAATTCTGCcacttacaaaaatattttttggtaagaTTAGTTTGATGTTCTATTACTTGTGTAACATCtggtttttcatttaaattaatctgaGGATGTGTTTGCTGAATAGGACTTATATTCATAGGACTTTGACATGGAGGTTTTATAAATACATCTTGAGTAGTTGGTATTGGAAGACttgttatattgtttgttaCAAGTGAACTTGTTGATAGATTTGATTGGTTTGAGGTTAAAATATCTTGGAAAGTAGATAATTTTGGAGGCAGATTCCATTCAAAATTGACAAATGGTTTTTGAACTTGTATAGGTGGTAATGAAAACTTaggtaaattaaaagtaaatgtaGGTATTTCTAAAACTGGAGTTTGTATTGGAGTAGTAGAGAATACTTTTCTGTTTGTATCGTCATCACTTGAATTTGATGGAGAAAGAGTGTCTACTACCATCTCAGAATCTGATATTTCAGTGCTCAGATCTTTGTTTACTTCATTAATAGTATGATCATAAAAACGATCATTGTCGTCAAAGCTTGAATGAACTGGGCTTACTATAACATCAGGCATGTTTTCTACTCTAGATATTAAGAATGTTAAATTTTGTCTTTTCTCAGAAATTATGAATTCTTGTTTTTGTCTTCTAAGCTCAGGCGCACGAATGGCTATATTACGAGAAAGGTCTACATGCGTTTCATTAAACTGTAATTGTATATCAGAAAAAAACTCTTGTGCTAATTGTTTAtcatcaaaacataatttttccaTAAAATGTCCCATTTCAAGCTTATAAACTCTTTTCACGGTAGTATATGACATgttcatcatttttatattattatatctaatacctGGAATAACTCTTTGTAATATACAACAATTCATAAAAGTCGTACTTCTTAGTAAATTGAAGAACGCCTTACAATCACTTGATTGTAAATAAGTGTTATTAGCCTTAATACAGAATCTCACTTGAGGTGTTTGTTttatatgaattggtaataaatCATATGCTATATGAAATTGTGGGTTTCCTAAATGCATGAGCAACTCATACGACACAAACTCTGGTTCATTTGGACATGGTTGCTCTGAATCTCTATACATAGGCATTAACATTTGAATGCAATTGTTTAGGTTTTCTGTGTTTAACTTTATATCAAAGCCTGTATAACCAAGCATTAGATCATAACAGGCAATATGAAAACGGCCAATTTGTTCTAATATTGTCACAACTTCAGAGTTCTGTAAATTTTGTTGAACAATATCTTTTCGTATTGCACGCAAACGATCCCAACAAAAGTCATACCAACTAGCCAAATCTTGTTCAATGTTAGATTCAattgggtatataatatttttaagcatataaTGCATAGTTTTAATAAGTATAGGTGTCGGTCTCAATTCTTGAGATAACGGATTAGCTTGGTCAGCGGAACTTCTAGCATATTGTTTTACCATCATTTCAAAAACTGGTTCTAATTTTGTGTCAATCATTTTACATTCAAACGGTGAAACCATATTACCATGTATACGTAATAAACGTTCTTTTTCTGGACACATATCTTGACAAGTACCAACCATTGGTTTGATTTCATCAACATTAACTTCTTTAATTGGTAATGTAGTAGATGCACGTAATATTTTATCTCTAATTTCCAATAcctgtaattttttataaacagttgtaGCTGGAATTCTTTCATAATTGTGTTCAGTGATTTCAGTATTTTCAAATTGATACTGAGTATCATTTTGGCCTTGCAAATATTGATCATCATTATGTTGATATAAACGCTGTGATTTAAAAGGTGGTTCTTCTTTGAATGCTCTATCTTCATCATAAGTAGTTCTCTTCATACGCGAATTAGTACCATTAAATTTACCATCACCCATTTTATTGTTGGGGCATTGAATTTTGTGTAAAATGTTcttgatgtatatattatatatatatgatgtttaaatataaattatgttggtATAATTCTTATCCGTTTTtgatctgtttttttttcatttttcatagaATTACCATTACCTAAATACCACGGCTGAAAGGAaaagaaaatagtttaaaaaaatgcaatcatttaaagtatatttaattttaacataagtaAGATTAAgaagaaatatattatgctatatttttttccaaaatttaaactaaatactaGTTAACTTTTTAAGTTAGATTAAtactttagtttaaataaaatgtcttaataatagatattaatttttaaactatgcgCAATATaaatgtcatttattttttaatataaaatgttttatggtttgacacatatttttaataatgttaatcaTATATATTGACACAAACATAATTGTTCATAGCAGGGATGGTAAAAATTTTAGTATATCAACGTATACAACAATGTTTTTGATGAATATCTTTAAaagcattatttttatacatcatttttaGTAGTTTCGTGAAACTTCTTTAAGTGAAATACTAAGCGTCTGgtctatatttttacaattgtaAAAGCATTGTTATCAAATTTCATTAAGTATAAGATAAAGTGTTAACTAAAGGAAAGAGATTAAACCatatttattaaagataatCTTAAGTCTGTGTAGAACCCGGCCCACAGAAGGTAGACCACACTCCATAACGGCCAATAGAACGAGTTTGACGGTAAACCGCATATTACAGGATAGCtgttttatgtatcaaaaatatttacaaactacctaagtattttttttgttatcattttactagttttttttttttttttaataacattttaaaaatattttccatccCTAGTTTTTAGGACCAACAATGATAATTAAGACTATTGGTctatataagaattattataaattaaattaaatttattttaaaaatgtatattcttacTTCTgaacaataattgaaaattagaattgcTCCTAAGAGGAATTATCCTTTGATATAGTTATAGAACAATTGATTTTCATAAGTTATTTtgacctataaaaaaataaagtacaatGTATTACAAACAAAACTTATTTTTGACATTTACCTATCCAATTTCataattaacaacaattttGTTGATCATCTACAATAAGAAACATCaataaatagtaggtatgtaGTACAATGGAAATGAGAAACATTGTCACAAAAGAGACTATTCAAAACAGAACCTCAAAATAGTAGTTAACCAGTTACTAGAATTCTAAGATGCTGTATTCTTTTAAGACAACAATGGATGTTTTAAGTTAAGTAAAGggtaaatatgttattatgagAGAGTAGATTGAAGACTTTGAATGGAATATTTTATAGCAGGTTTTTGAAATTCCATTTagattgtttgtatttttaaatcactGTGAAGAGTAGTATTTGTTGTGTATCGTAGGACATATCTTAAAGTGATGGATCACAAGacttatatagaaaaaaatattggttggtttggcagtattaatttttattatactggtCTGATAATCGATTtgcaaatcaaaattaaaataattattatatatgtatttttgattgGTGTAGTATGACCAGGTTTATCTCTTATTCAGTATAATACCTAAGTATTATAACGATAGTTCTAATGGAGTTATGGGGTTTTAGGTTTGCGTGGAGGAAATTCGTTTCTCTTTGAGATAAGTTTATCCAACaacagattttttttgttgattttccAGTTTTTTTCCAAACGATAAgaattgaaaatcaaattaatcaGTAAATCCTTGAGTAGCATAACCTCATATTTACGCAAGTCGGACCGCTGACATATTGTGCGACAGGAGGATAGGTTAAAGAAAGACATGTATAGCATTTAATAGCATCATAACTTAGGttcgaatgattttttttttattatactacctatatattatattattcctaaAACAGCAGTGTATGCATAATCGTTATTCTGtggaaaaacgtaaaaaaaaataatacattttcgagCGACCTTATCCTATTTTACGTAAATTTGAAAACACGGTTGTTGATAAACAAACAATCGACACACGGTGACTTACCTTTTTCGTTTACGGTAACGATCGTGTTGGGCCTGTCCGTGGATACAAATGTTAGGAAACtcgtttaaaacatttaaaacaaacgtTTGTGAAGAGGACGGCAAAAGACGCTGAACCGCTGAATAACAATGGTCCGTAACGATGTCGGTGATTTTCTAGCCGGCCAGCCGGGTGAGAAGGCCCgctaaattgataatattcgaCGGCGCGTACCGACGTATTCGTAACCGGAGTACTGATACGAAACGTTTTACATGCACCGTTGCAAGTCGCGGGTTTACTAGCGTTTTGACCGCCACCAAAATAATGCGTGTAGTCGTGTACGCAATGTTGTATCTACATAGGCATTGGGCAAGCTACAtagagaataataaataatactaattgtgtaaaaatgtatttcattctCATAGCAACACgagattatatttaaagtatttcgtTGTATATTTGACCACGCTTATGTTTTCCACGAATAAATGaaagctaaaaaaatattttacacaaaaacttaatttaaaatagattttctgGGTCTGAACTCTGAGATATCAGTttgatggttttattttatctacattatattaaataaaagtatagttaggtacctaaataaatttatagtgtttttattataattgataaatattatgattatgtagTTACTGAATATGATTAATCTAACCATGTCCTGAACCtacaaattttaaaagcatatttttaaattttcactgcTATAATATTGCAAAGGCAAATTTTGATCATTTTAAGTCCCCTAGCCTtcgcacaaaaaaataataatacttaggaGTTAGAATGCGCAGATTTGAGATTAGGTATCTATTTCACTAATTGGcaattgttgtatatttaataacagtaaggtcatttgaattatttttgggATGCCAAAATTTAAGTATGACCATTTTTATAGTTGGACTATTGTTTTCACCTtagaaaaacagtaaaaattaaaaaatatta encodes the following:
- the LOC132924690 gene encoding uncharacterized protein LOC132924690; this translates as MGDGKFNGTNSRMKRTTYDEDRAFKEEPPFKSQRLYQHNDDQYLQGQNDTQYQFENTEITEHNYERIPATTVYKKLQVLEIRDKILRASTTLPIKEVNVDEIKPMVGTCQDMCPEKERLLRIHGNMVSPFECKMIDTKLEPVFEMMVKQYARSSADQANPLSQELRPTPILIKTMHYMLKNIIYPIESNIEQDLASWYDFCWDRLRAIRKDIVQQNLQNSEVVTILEQIGRFHIACYDLMLGYTGFDIKLNTENLNNCIQMLMPMYRDSEQPCPNEPEFVSYELLMHLGNPQFHIAYDLLPIHIKQTPQVRFCIKANNTYLQSSDCKAFFNLLRSTTFMNCCILQRVIPGIRYNNIKMMNMSYTTVKRVYKLEMGHFMEKLCFDDKQLAQEFFSDIQLQFNETHVDLSRNIAIRAPELRRQKQEFIISEKRQNLTFLISRVENMPDVIVSPVHSSFDDNDRFYDHTINEVNKDLSTEISDSEMVVDTLSPSNSSDDDTNRKVFSTTPIQTPVLEIPTFTFNLPKFSLPPIQVQKPFVNFEWNLPPKLSTFQDILTSNQSNLSTSSLVTNNITSLPIPTTQDVFIKPPCQSPMNISPIQQTHPQINLNEKPDVTQVIEHQTNLTKKYFCKWQNYVNRKKSIYIEEMFADGDLFHSECISSLSSSPSSTKSLSFVDEVIEIIQEEPKEWLNKQYVLAKKYFFIWLRKVLRRRRKIEIDPVCSMPWSVFMQVHGTPKETLSNTFQNVKSERQFKNPFDPLNINNSTEYDISVQIANIFVKNVKEMKKDEYDRKKIFWKLAINYGDTPEPYCIEKKVLTIIYGKLGFSNNQVQKIYTDYNAYFIKTVHSCIGQFNWTNNGLNAALIFTNTDKEDIETLFKRVDLILQSTPIAIPLVMIFSSKSDKNSINHYEYVLDGYKENEYINNYSVYIWEGPKTILESIEFFSKHYVDLTPGARTEKLYYNLLNFSRHFFVKVRSLLSEDNPNTIIEKYNQCLDAYILRLGRNNKILTDLAPDLIPYYTQNPDEFSKEYSNFNLKYFEDVLNIAHLLPYESWPPNNIDDLMDYVKNMCKLSNRRSWCLDILQMLQLYRQANLEYCLLNASWYEPIEMWIEGTLEKCSIAQNDFIIFYNGDPITDVLNMIFSDQQ